In one window of Pseudoalteromonas sp. N1230-9 DNA:
- a CDS encoding substrate-binding periplasmic protein yields MNRAILLCIFYFALFSFSSTAHERLVIQLAKPNYTDATKNQYIHAILEKSFAVMGADVTLMYNVKPMNNKRIIEQLSHNKTITLAWLSMPYGQPNALIRTTIPLYKGLHGKRLLIIRKEDQETFKHITHLNELKPFIGLQQQSWSDYTILKANGLKVNGELDYQGMLKALEAGLGDYFPRSVLAIESEFNKLQSFDFAIAPQIMLQYPSHYYFYLSKENTEVRDLLEQGMQKLAKSGELEALYLRYFGDVEKQFKLNQRHAITLTNME; encoded by the coding sequence ATGAACAGAGCCATTTTATTGTGTATTTTTTATTTTGCTCTGTTCAGCTTTTCAAGTACAGCTCACGAAAGACTTGTTATTCAACTTGCCAAACCTAATTATACCGATGCCACAAAAAACCAATATATTCATGCAATTTTAGAAAAAAGCTTTGCCGTAATGGGTGCTGATGTCACCTTAATGTATAACGTAAAGCCCATGAACAATAAGCGAATTATAGAACAGTTAAGTCACAATAAAACGATAACTCTTGCATGGTTATCAATGCCCTATGGACAACCTAACGCGCTTATTAGAACAACAATTCCTTTGTACAAAGGGCTGCATGGAAAACGCTTATTAATTATTCGTAAAGAAGATCAAGAAACCTTCAAACACATTACCCACCTTAACGAACTAAAACCATTTATAGGTTTACAGCAACAAAGCTGGTCTGATTACACTATTTTAAAAGCGAATGGATTGAAAGTTAATGGCGAGTTAGACTACCAAGGAATGCTCAAAGCCTTAGAAGCAGGCTTGGGTGATTACTTCCCTCGCTCTGTGTTGGCTATCGAGTCAGAATTTAACAAATTACAATCATTTGATTTTGCTATTGCGCCACAAATTATGCTGCAATACCCAAGTCACTATTATTTTTATTTAAGTAAAGAGAACACTGAAGTCAGAGATCTTCTTGAGCAAGGCATGCAAAAACTCGCAAAATCAGGCGAGCTTGAAGCTCTTTATTTACGCTATTTTGGTGATGTAGAAAAGCAATTTAAACTCAATCAGCGACACGCAATAACACTCACTAACATGGAGTAA